The Alligator mississippiensis isolate rAllMis1 chromosome 11, rAllMis1, whole genome shotgun sequence genomic interval AGCACTGATGGTACCTCCTTGAAGGATCCCTCTGTCTGGAAACTCTCTGACAGTAACACAATACACTTTGAGAAAGAGCACTTTGGCCAAAAGAagaagacttttgatacagtcctGTCATCCTGGTGACCCTGGATGAGGACCTCTCTATGAACTTGGGTCCGATCTTGCATTTTTTGCAGCTACCCCAAGACACAAGAGCATAAGAAATGCCGTATTGGGTCAGAGCAGTGGTCCATCTAGTGCAGtctcctgtctctgacagtggctgTACACAGAGATCAGTGAACCAGATATTTCTAGAGTGATCTATGccctattcaataccctccctgTCATCCACCAGTtattgggttagagatgccagaggacacatctccaactgttctgttcaacaGCAATGATTAGATCTTTCCTCCATGGTTTTACCCACTCCCTTTTTGAACGTGGCTAGGCTATCTGCTGAGGCAATGGATTCCACAAGACTCCCCTTCAGGAATCTTTCAAGCTCTTCATACCCACAGAAATACCCTCAAGCCCTTCAGCTCCTATTACCATGGACTTAAAGTGGAGCTATGAACCTCCAAGGGCTAGGACACCATTATTGCCATGGTAGACTGGTTAACAAAGGCTGCatatacacgagatgctgactgcacagtagcttgttactactgtgcaatagcgttGTGTGGTAGGAAGCGTGACATGGAGCAGtcagctactgctcagtcagcatcacctaaaagccatctggtgatgctactgcacagtaactctggttactgcaccatcatttagtacttgtttatacaagtactaaatgacggtgcagtaacaactgtgcagtcagcgtctcatggaGACATGATCAAAAACGACCTATTTCCTGCCCTGTGTCCAGCTTCCATCTGCAAGGACTATGGTCAGTTCTCTAGTATAACATGTTTTTCAGTTACAGTCTTCCAAATTATATCATTTTGGATTGTGGCCCCCAGTTCCCATCTTGCTTTTGGAaagagatgtggaggctgctatCTTTGATGGGTCCTCTGACTGAGAAGAAAAtgaatggcactttatcgtgcatcagcagatgcatgacaaatagatccaaggaggtgatacttcccctctatcgagcactggtcagaccgcagttggagtactgcatgcaattctgggcgccgcacttcaagaaggatgtggataacctggagagagtccagagaagggccactcgtatggttaagggcttgcagaccaagccctacgaggagagactagagaacctggaccttttcagcctccgcaagagaaggttgagaggcgaccttgtggctgcctataagttcatcacgggggcacagaagggaattggtgaggatttattcaccaaggcgcccccaggggttacaagaaataatggccacaagctagcagagagcagatttagattggacattaggaagaacttcttcacagttagaatggccaaggtctggaacgggctcccgagggaggtggtgctctcccctaccctgggggtcttcaagaggaggttagatgagcatctagctggggtcatctagacccagcagtctttcctgcctatgcagggggtcggactcgatgatctattgaggtcccttccgaccctaacatctatgaatctatgaatgggaaTTGCATCCCCTGGGGCACTGAAAGCTAAAACCCTAGGGCTATAGCCTGAATGGAACAATTCAGCAGTGGGGATTGATAGGAGTAGATGAGATGAGACCTTGGGGGCCCTCTAGTTCCTGTATCCCAAGAGAGTTGGTGTGGAAATGAACACAACTTTCATGGAGGAGGAGCTTTGAGACAGCAACTACTTGGGACATTCAAGAAGAAAATAATCCAGAAGGAAGAGGTGGAAACTTTCAGTTGCTTGATTGTGAAGCTCTGCCTGGTTTGGGCCAGTAGCTCAGACCCGATTGGGACACAAACCTTCATCTCCTTCTCATGAAGTTAGTGTGAGCTTTTACCTCTTGATCTTCTCCTCCACTTTACTTAACTTCTTTTTAAATTTCTCCCTCATTTCCAGCACCAGGTGGGATTGGGCCTTCTGGGCCTCACAGGCTTTGTCTAGCTCCGCTTTCTTAGAGCTGAAATGAGCATCAGAACAGTCCAGACAGAGGATTTCTTTTGCTTGGCTGAGGACAGATGGGCTCTTCCCATTTATCTTGGTGTAGGTCTCTGACATCACCTGTCCCAGGTGAGCCACACTGAAAGTTTCAAACGCCTGGTTGATGTGCTGTTTGTCTTCAGCAGAGCCTAAATAGTCCTTGATCCAGTTGAGGCAGGAGTCTATCAAGTGGGAGATCATCTGGAAGAAACTCACCATCTTCTCCCACTGCTCCTTCACCCTCCCTAGTGCCTCCAGTCCATGGCCCAGAGAGACAACCTTGGCCTCCAACTCCCTTTCTGCAAACTCAAGTttcatcctggttttctcagtttCCTTGCATGTCTCTGTCAGCTGAATGAGGGTTTCACAGCTGCCCTCATACCTCTCCTGGATGTCTACCAGTCTTTTCCTATGTTGCTCTATTTCTGAGTTGTCTTCCTCCTTCATAGCCAAGGGACAGGAGGTCCGGATGGCCTTCAACTGACTGAtagctccttcctcctgcttttcctgcCACTCTTGGTTCTTCTTTGCATGGGTGACATCCTGCTTTATTATTTTCTCCTGCCCTGTAGCCTGCTCCCATTCTCTCTGCACAGCCTTTAACTCTTCATTAAAGCTTAACTTGGCCTTAGACCAAACTTGCAGCAGCTCCTGGAGGTAATTTATTGAGTCCAAGAACTGCTCCTTGGTCTCCTGAGCGGTGAACTTGCAGGCCTCAGCTTCCTCTCTGTCAGTCTGGAGCTCTTCCCTTCCTACCAGAGCCCCCTGGATAACTCCTTCCATCATCTCTGAGAAGCATTCAAACCACATGTTGATCATGACTGTGTTGCTATTGGCATTGTTGAAGGCTTTCCATCCTCGTTGACTCACTTCATATAGACAAGTCCTGAAGGTCTCTGTTCCTTTCATGTACTTCAGCCATTCCTTGGGGAAGTCCTTGGAGAAATGGAAGTCATCCTCCTCCATGGACTTGATCACCAGTTCTCCCAGGGTGGCAACAGAAATGGGTGCTGGCATGAGGAATTTCTCCCAGTTGGCTTTGGGCTCCATCAGCAGCTCAAACTTCTCTCCCAGCTGGTCTACTTCTTGGTGGTTCACCTCCAGTTTTGCTACAGCTTGAGCCTGTTTCATTTCAGTCGCCATTGTGTAGCTCTGCAAAACAGAGAGAAGTCATGATATGGAGCTCCATTTGCTGGATACTCAATCACAGgattctgcatttttttaatcCCACCCAATCTTAGCAGTGCAGATATCTATATCTGCTCCCAGACTCTCTCTCAGGGAGCATATCACTACTCTTACACTCTTGCCTGGTAGTGGCATCCAACTATCCAAGCTGAAAGACTGATCCTGAACCCCACAACACCCACTCTAATTATCTTAAACTCACCCTCCCCAGAGCTCCTGTGTCATGGGTCTGCTGGTCTACAGTTTAACCCtcaatggagggggaggggggacaacaAAAGCAAGCGATGAAGACTTTGTAGAAGTGTTTCTAAACCACATGCTGTGATCCTAGAAGTCACACAGACCTTGGCAAAAATAAGGCAAATCCCATATTCAGTTAGTCCACTGTCCTTGAGGGTTCTCCAAATTTTGATCAATGTCTTCAGAGTCCCAAGACCTTCCTTTCTCCTTCCATCAGGTCAtaatgaaacaaaagaaatgaACAGGCCGATACTCAACTGACATTACCCTTTTCACTAGAGTTGTTAGGATGGTCAagagcagtgggagccaacctttttagTAGGTGTGCCACAAAGTAGCTCTGTACGCTGCCCAAGCACCactctgttccccttcccctgcctgatccctctCCTCAGTTTTTTGCTTccagcccagtgctccctgcctgatctgctcctCTTCTTTATGCTTCTTGCTGTgtccctgtccaatctgctgctctgctttctgctctcttccCTAACTGCCACTATGatgcccatcccctccccaatctACTACAGGCCACACATAGTggctacccatgccacttgtgaccTCCATGCCACAGGTcagcccccacaccctccagTCCAGGGAAAGGGCAGCAGCTAATTTGTTTAGTAATAACTTTTATTGGGCCAAATATGGAGTCAgtagagatgttagacaagcttttgggaggCCCAAGCAGGAGTATTTTATGCCCAGAAGTTTGTCTGATATCTCCCCCCAGCTCTATAGCTACTCCAATAAAAATGATTACCAAATCAAACTCACTTCTTATCCTTTTAGATATGTCAGTCCTTTTTGTCCTGGCACCCTCCTGGTAAGCCTTGGCCCCTCTCAGGTGATATGCTGTTTGGTTACCAGCCCCCTACAGCTAAAATGTCTGTTTTCCTggagaaggcagagtagagataGATACTCATCCTCTGCAGTCAGTTCTCCTTACATCGCAGTAAGCCAATGCAAAGGACCTTTCATTGCTCAGCATTGTTTGGCCTATTCCAACACCGCTTGCAATTTGAAGACAGAAGGTGCAGAGCAGACCCACAAAATAAAATGGAGTTGAGAGTTGGATAGTTTGATAATGGTACAATCATACATGATCAATCTTTTGCTTTTTGTCTTCAGCAGTGATGCAATCTGATTTCTGCAAAGCTGGAGTGATCTGTCCAGGGCCCAAAAGCCTGAGCAGTGTCTACGGAGACACTGGGTTGCTCATACACCAgtgtccccctctcagccttgctggtttaatccaaaggaaagcCAGTACATTTGGAACCAGATTGGCTGCAGGAGCTACTGGGAGTGACAGAGATTGTCCATTTGTCCATCTATGGGGGCTCCACTCCTggactggctgccaaccagagcTAAAGAACCTAGTCTACCCTATCTTGGAGTGGACCTCAGTCCTACAGCCTTTTGGCAACATTTCCTCCACCAAGGGTAAGCCTAATACCCTCCACtaggggtgtaccaatagagatttttttggctgatactgatagccgatttttaacgagccatatcaaCCAATACCGAtttgattgctgatatgcagcccagcagtgtcCAGCTAGCAAGTCTGTtatgggggaaaaggggagcggggagggaaggggcatgtggggacagATAGAGGCACCCATGGTGAAGaaaggagtggggctagggcaggggcaggggctgcacagccagggcggagcatgggatggagctgggagTGGCTctcctgggggaggggtgggtgggcgGCAGGGTGACTCCCTCCATTACATgcacccaggagggcatgggggggcatgccccccaaTCTGCGTGCAAAGCTGGCCCAACCCCCCCACGCTCCCTGGACTAGCCACTCATGGCTCCTTCCCTCATCCCACCCTGGATGtgcagtgccccagccccagccccactgcctccctcaccactggggcttCAGTCTACCCTCccaccccacgccccttccctcacagcagacttaccagccagacttgGCTGCTcaccacactgccaggctgcgctcctggctgcctgcatgctgcgctgtggctgtgcacatgcatggggcatttatcggtgacattatcagccatatcagccaCAAAAGGCCAATTggcaatactgtcaattttctttatatcagtgtcaatctgatatgggacctatgcatcagtgcacctctaccctcCACTAAAGTTTTCTTCTGAGCCAAGTCATTGGGACCATTGAGGATGCCAGCTTATTTAACTGCCATCCAGCACTGGGCATTAACAATTGCAGGTAGGACCCTCTACTATAAATTACAGTAGAAGGCAAACCTGACCTGATACCCACCAGACACAAATGTGTGAAAAGTGAAACCAGGAAGACAGAAAGACCGACAGAAACACAGGCAGAAAGAAAAGTGCCTCATGGTTAAAACTAGCTCTCCCAGTTccttccattttttccccccaccccctcgaTCACGTTTTTGGTGTTTAATGGGTCTCTGTGGATATCacaggtggatctaggatttgaaAACAGGGTTGCAGATGGTGAGGTGACtcatcacatataacataacatagatttttctccagttaaaaagaaactcgAAGCTTAATAGACTGGGGGTCCCTGTCAgctggtgggggacagggggtagggcagggctggggagaggggtggtttggcagcctcctgggCACTGACACCTGGCAATTgtcagctcccttccccctgccccctgcatgagcatctcgacagcagcagccatggctgctgcacccagagcttgggcagggggagggaggaaacacagccccctgccttgcAGGCCTGGCCCACCTTCctgcaagaccccagcagggtagctccctccccttcccacctccagctgctcagggaggagacagagatTTTCCTAAATTAACCCTCACAGGAAACCTACACACAGTTTCCCTAACGAGCTCTGCCCTGGAGTGCCCCTATCTGATACTACAGGGTTACATTTTCATGCAATCAGCCTTTTTaaaagctctctgcagctgtgaaCATTTGCTGTGTTAGGGCTGTAGAGCACTTCTGGGGTCCATCatgcaaaaaaatgtaacttctgtacaccCCCTCAGACAGTGGGGGGTTAGTGCTGCTAGAGTGACTGGACTATGTAACAGCAAGCAGATCCATCTCACTGGCAGTCCCACAATTTGAAGAGGATCTCTACCATGGGTCATTGATGGGTCATGAAGGGACCTAAGGGTCTTATCCTTGAGCCGCAcatccatctgcagaagttgcaggtccgTCTACAGCACAGGTGTCAAACGTACGGCCTGTGGGTTGGAGCCAGCCCACAGACCTGTGCCATCCAGCGCTCTCCAGCAGGCTGCTGCATGTTGGGGGCAGGGCTTGTGGGGCATCGCCGCTGCAGAATTTGGGAACCCAATGCACATGGCTGTCAGTGGCAGGTGTGTGAGCATGGGCTAGGTCCAACCCCCGCTGCCCAAATGCAGACCCAATGCAGTGCTGATTGGCACCCACTGAGGATGTGACTAATTACATCAGTTTGCTACCACAAGCCTCAATTCTCAGTTGATTGCTCAACCTGTCATTAGCCCAGTAATACTTAACCGATGAGctctggcaccctggggtgccctgagatcctttcaaaggtgtcacacaatgttagccCCGTTgcaattcacaaggtaaacccagagatttcaaagaggaatctgcagtgttaaaaaaaaaaatccttccctgttgaggtttttctgagttctttgtaacagaaagcaggctatttttccatagttaaaaacTAATGAAACCTAAAAATTGGCATTTTCCCAGGCCAGGGGTCCTTAAGTggaacaaggttgagaaccacttcatTAGGCCTGTGATTTGCCGAGACCAGAAGGGGTTTTCATGCATTTAAATGGTGGCCCAAAATCCCCATCAACTCAAAAGAACATCATCCCAAGGAAAAACAGAAGCACAAACAAGTCAGAGGAAGACTAACCTCTAAATATGGGGGGTAGATGCTCAGCTGCTGTGAATCTAAGTAACTCCCCAGACTTCAGCGATGTTCACCCACACTGAGGGTCCACCCCAGCAAGTCCAGTGGGTTGATGGTAGCTGGAGATCTGGACCGGCGCGCTCCTGTGAAGCAACACTTTCCAGTGCAGAGGAAAATCATATAAATCATATAATCCAGGACAACTCTATGGGAATCAAGGAAGCAGGATCTCTACCTGGGGTAAATTAGCATATTGAAGTCAATAGATAAATGCTGATTTACCACAGCTGTTggatctctctctcaaaaaacttTCAGTTCCTTTTTTGTCTTACCAGCTCCCAGCGACAAGAAAGGCTTATCTTCTTGGGAGGGCAAAGTCACATGAGTTTTTTCAGACTGAGTGCATCCGGTTGCCAGCATCAGCCTCCCTTGCTGGGGAATTATTAATGAAAAGGGACTTTTTACGCATGCGCAGTTTTGCTCATGCAAATGAACTTACAGGAAGCTCTGCTTACCAGGGCAGTGAGCTCTCTTAAAGGAATAGTACACGAAAGTGAGAGCAGAGAGATGACTAATCCAGTAGATGAAGCTGAAATCACATCTGGTGTTTGGAAGCTGAAAATTATATCCTGTCTGTTAATTGTGAAAGCTAGAGGTAGGTCAAAACAGGGTGAGGCAGAGCTGTTAGATCAGTGACTGGAaacaacatggattttttttcatccagCACTGGACAAGCAGAGGATAATTCTGGCATCTTTGCACAGCTCTGCTTTCCATTCCTCTAGCAATGGGAGGACCGAAGATTTTGCAAAAGGCGGGGCAGATGCTGTGGCgcatcatcccatataacacaacacctattgttctccaggtcaaaagaaactagaagctttactaatatgctaggggggcAGCACTTTACTATTTACctgaagatcaaagcaaaaacaaacatggCTTTCTTAGAATGTGCAATAATTTGCTCGATTTTACATGCAGT includes:
- the LOC102568411 gene encoding uncharacterized protein LOC102568411; translated protein: MATEMKQAQAVAKLEVNHQEVDQLGEKFELLMEPKANWEKFLMPAPISVATLGELVIKSMEEDDFHFSKDFPKEWLKYMKGTETFRTCLYEVSQRGWKAFNNANSNTVMINMWFECFSEMMEGVIQGALVGREELQTDREEAEACKFTAQETKEQFLDSINYLQELLQVWSKAKLSFNEELKAVQREWEQATGQEKIIKQDVTHAKKNQEWQEKQEEGAISQLKAIRTSCPLAMKEEDNSEIEQHRKRLVDIQERYEGSCETLIQLTETCKETEKTRMKLEFAERELEAKVVSLGHGLEALGRVKEQWEKMVSFFQMISHLIDSCLNWIKDYLGSAEDKQHINQAFETFSVAHLGQVMSETYTKINGKSPSVLSQAKEILCLDCSDAHFSSKKAELDKACEAQKAQSHLVLEMREKFKKKLSKVEEKIKR